The Pseudanabaena galeata CCNP1313 genome includes a region encoding these proteins:
- a CDS encoding metallophosphoesterase, with amino-acid sequence MKRRQLLLTLFGVPVVGSLIYAAIAKSKFQYEPVSAESPVSSPSPNPEIKSSNSDSKANSEILETAEEPLLRFAAIADNGFGSPDQFAVAKSMWETYQQKPYAFVLMAGDNIYSYGEISLAKARFEDPYAPLLSKDVKFYAVLGNHDIVKSNNGLDQINYQPFNMSDRYYSFTKGDINEGMVEFFALDTNGNAPWDAQLAWLDQQLAQSTAPWKIVYGHHPLYSSGRHGSNPELTAKLAPIFAKHKVPLYLCGHDHGYERSIPLDGTIYIVNGGGGAPLYKFG; translated from the coding sequence ATGAAACGTCGTCAACTTTTACTGACATTATTTGGTGTACCTGTAGTTGGTTCATTAATTTATGCAGCGATCGCCAAATCTAAATTTCAGTATGAGCCTGTCTCAGCAGAGTCCCCTGTAAGTAGTCCTAGCCCCAACCCTGAAATAAAATCTAGCAATAGTGACTCAAAAGCCAACTCGGAAATCCTTGAGACGGCTGAAGAGCCATTACTGCGGTTTGCAGCGATCGCAGATAATGGATTTGGGAGTCCCGATCAGTTTGCCGTTGCTAAATCCATGTGGGAAACCTATCAGCAAAAGCCCTATGCTTTCGTACTGATGGCAGGCGATAACATTTATTCCTACGGTGAAATTAGTCTAGCTAAAGCCCGTTTTGAAGATCCTTATGCACCTTTGCTGAGCAAAGATGTGAAATTTTATGCCGTGCTAGGCAATCACGACATTGTTAAATCCAATAATGGACTAGATCAGATTAATTACCAGCCTTTTAATATGAGCGATCGCTACTATTCCTTTACCAAAGGGGATATTAATGAAGGAATGGTAGAATTTTTTGCCCTTGACACTAATGGTAATGCTCCTTGGGATGCCCAGCTTGCATGGCTCGATCAGCAACTAGCCCAAAGTACTGCCCCTTGGAAAATTGTCTACGGTCATCATCCTCTTTACTCTTCAGGTAGGCATGGCAGCAATCCCGAATTAACAGCTAAACTCGCGCCCATATTTGCTAAACATAAAGTTCCTTTATATCTCTGTGGGCATGATCATGGCTATGAGCGATCTATCCCCCTTGATGGCACTATCTATATTGTTAATGGTGGTGGCGGCGCACCTTTATACAAATTTGGGTGA
- a CDS encoding GvpL/GvpF family gas vesicle protein encodes MSLYLYAILQAENLDLIKNLELKGMNDQPVQFHAIPPFALVYSEAQQERYLASRAHLLAHETVLESLMKAINPHQAVPLPLQFGLVVDEWEEVQKDLLIPFEDQLTKLIHNLIGKREVSVKLFWNQTEELNLAVAENEELRQRREALVGKILSMDEAIAIGQELEAAIEQRQQIIIDAFIDTLKPLSHEYAEGELLTESMIYNGSFLIDWDKEPEFAATVEALDQQFENRLRIRYNDFTAPYNFVNVERD; translated from the coding sequence ATGAGCCTCTACCTGTACGCAATTTTGCAAGCTGAAAATCTGGATCTGATCAAAAATCTCGAACTTAAGGGAATGAACGATCAGCCCGTCCAGTTTCATGCTATTCCACCTTTTGCGCTCGTTTACAGTGAGGCTCAACAGGAGCGTTACCTCGCTAGCCGCGCTCATCTCCTTGCCCATGAAACCGTTTTAGAGTCGCTCATGAAGGCGATCAATCCCCATCAAGCGGTTCCCTTACCATTGCAATTCGGGTTAGTTGTCGATGAATGGGAGGAAGTTCAAAAGGATTTGTTGATTCCCTTTGAAGATCAACTCACAAAACTCATACATAACCTAATTGGTAAGCGGGAAGTCAGCGTCAAACTATTTTGGAATCAAACTGAAGAGTTAAATCTTGCTGTTGCCGAAAATGAGGAATTACGCCAAAGAAGGGAAGCCTTAGTTGGTAAGATTTTAAGCATGGACGAGGCGATCGCGATCGGGCAAGAACTAGAGGCAGCGATCGAGCAACGTCAACAAATAATCATTGACGCTTTTATCGATACCCTGAAGCCTCTATCCCATGAATATGCTGAGGGAGAATTGCTCACTGAAAGCATGATCTATAACGGTTCTTTCTTAATCGATTGGGATAAGGAACCAGAATTTGCCGCCACCGTTGAAGCTCTCGATCAACAATTTGAAAATCGCCTCCGAATCCGCTACAACGATTTCACCGCTCCCTATAACTTTGTAAATGTTGAGCGAGACTAG